In the genome of Natronorubrum daqingense, the window GACGCCGGTAACCGTGCTTGGTGCGGTTGCGAGGAGCGTCGCCGTCGAGGCGTCAACGGCAATCCCACCGATCGTCGCGAATCCGGCGACGACGAGGCCGAGGTAGAAGCCGATACCGACCTTGAAACCGAGGTCGATACCGTTGCTCCCGGCGGGTTTGGGGACGGACTGTCGCTCGCGGGAGAGCATCTACCGGAACGATGTGACACTGTTACTAAACGATTCTGTCTGCTATCGTTCATCTCGGTGTTGATCGAGCGAACGCCGCCGTCGTCTGCGAGCAGTCGTGTCGGTCGACCGAGATCGGTCACGAACGACTTCGAACCCCAGCAAGGATTAACACGCTGTTCGTGGTGACTCGTCGCATGTTCGCACGCTTAACCCAGTACAAACACGAGGAGGTCCAGTTCGACGACAACCGGACGACCGGCGAGTCCCAAACCGAGGACTCGGTCAATCCGGACGCGGAGGACTACTTCGGCACCGAGATGGACGAACTGGGCGTCGAGACGTGGGAGACTGTCGAATACGAGGACGATCCGATCCAGCGACGCTCAATCACGGTCGACGGCGTCACTGCCATCTCCGTCTCGCAAGAGTCGATCGATGCGGACGAACAGGACCTCCCCGGGCGGCCGATCCAGTTGCACGTGGGTGCGGGAACGACGACCCTCGAGCACGCCGAAATCGTGGAAGTTCAGGACGAAACCCCGTAGCCGCCCGAGAGCCCGGAGGCCTTGCCGCCACTAAATCGCGCGTTACGCCTCGAGTCGAGAGTGCTAGTCCGTCCCGGTGGCGAACCAGTCCCGAAATCGTTTTCAACCGCTCACGCGGACACTCGGTATGCCGACGGAATCGGACACTCATTATGACCCTTCCCTGGGGAACAAGTTCATCTTCGTCACCGGCGGCGTGATGTCGGGACTCGGCAAGGGGATCACGGCCGCGAGCACCGGCCGACTCCTCAAAACGGCCGGGTTCGACGTGACTGCCGTGAAGATCGACCCGTATCTCAACGTCGACGCGGGGACGATGAATCCGTACCAACACGGAGAGGTGTACGTCCTCGAGGACGGCGGCGAGGTCGACCTCGATCTGGGGAACTACGAGCGCTTCCTCGATATCGACATGACCTCGGACCACAACATCACCACCGGGAAGACGTACCAACACGTCATCGAGAAGGAGCGTGCGGGCGACTATCTCGGGAAAACCGTCCAGATCATCCCACACATCACCGACGACATCAAGCGGCGGATTCGGGAAGCCGCCGAGGGCACCGACGTCTGTCTCATCGAAGTCGGTGGCACCGTCGGTGACATCGAGGGGATGCCCTACCTCGAGGCCTTACGCCAGTTCGCTCACGAGGAACCCGAGGAGAACGTCCTCTTCACGCACGTCACGCTCGTCCCGTACTCGAAAAACGGCGAGCAGAAGACGAAACCGACCCAACACTCCGTCAAGGAGGTCCGTTCGATCGGTCTCCAGCCGGACATCATCGTCGGCCGCTGCGAGGATCGACTCGACCCCGAGACGAAAGAGAAGATTGCGCTGTTCTGTGACATCCCGACCGACGCGGTGTTCTCGAACCCCGACGTCGAGGACGTCTATCACGTCCCGTTGATGGTCGAAGAGGAAGGACTCGACCAGTACGTCTTAGAGCACTTCGGACTCGCCGACGAAGCGCTGGCGACCGGCGAGCGGACGAACGACTGGCGCGAGATCGTCACGACCGAGAAAGACGGGAACGTGGATGTCGCACTCGTCGGAAAGTACGACCTCGAGGACGCCT includes:
- the pyrG gene encoding glutamine hydrolyzing CTP synthase, which produces MPTESDTHYDPSLGNKFIFVTGGVMSGLGKGITAASTGRLLKTAGFDVTAVKIDPYLNVDAGTMNPYQHGEVYVLEDGGEVDLDLGNYERFLDIDMTSDHNITTGKTYQHVIEKERAGDYLGKTVQIIPHITDDIKRRIREAAEGTDVCLIEVGGTVGDIEGMPYLEALRQFAHEEPEENVLFTHVTLVPYSKNGEQKTKPTQHSVKEVRSIGLQPDIIVGRCEDRLDPETKEKIALFCDIPTDAVFSNPDVEDVYHVPLMVEEEGLDQYVLEHFGLADEALATGERTNDWREIVTTEKDGNVDVALVGKYDLEDAYMSIHESLKHAGFEVGVDVNVHWVAADELADGHDGQLEGMEGVIVPGGFGMRGSEGKIEAVRYARENDVPFLGLCLGFQMAVVEYARNVLGLEGAHSAEMVEDTPHPIIDILPEQYEVEDMGGTMRLGEHTTVIEPETLAYDLYDDTSCTERHRHRYEVNPEYFDDFEDEPLTFSGTAGNRMEILELEDHPYFLGTQFHPEYTSRPGQPSPPFLGLVEAIAGDGNGTNAADADRDSTTDAETEVTH